In Gemmatimonadetes bacterium T265, one DNA window encodes the following:
- a CDS encoding amino acid transporter has protein sequence MSASPPRALERQLGFWSAVAVLVGSTIGSGIFRSPAGIAAKLPGPLPMLAVWTVGGLFALCGALTLAEVAGARPETGGLYVYIRDGWGRLPAFLFGWSELVLIRAASMGAVSLTFAEYFLRVVGADAATQQRAAHWLAAVAIVVTSAFNYRGVRLGAAVQNLTTVAKYGGLVFIILLALALGLPRTGGHFTPAAPPGSFAAGAFGLALVSALWAFDGWADLSFVAGEVRDPRRTLPRALVFGTLAVVAVYLLANVAYLAVLPVDEIRTSRLVAADVAERLVGRWGVAFVAATVMLSTFGTLNGTLLTAPRIFYALADDGLFFRPVARVHPRYGSPYVAILLTAALGVVFVLLRSFEALADAFVTAILPFYALGVASVFRLRRAAARQLAAGGAADYDPPFRVPGYPVVPLLFVLATLYLLVNALVDPAGRWATAATLAVVLAGVPVYYATVGRRPAAVRTAGAGDAGTAGAGL, from the coding sequence ATGTCTGCCAGTCCGCCACGCGCCCTCGAGCGCCAGCTCGGCTTCTGGAGCGCCGTCGCCGTGCTCGTCGGCTCGACGATCGGCTCCGGCATCTTCCGCTCCCCGGCCGGCATCGCGGCGAAACTTCCGGGCCCACTCCCGATGCTCGCCGTCTGGACGGTGGGCGGCCTCTTCGCACTCTGCGGCGCGCTCACGCTGGCGGAGGTCGCCGGGGCGCGGCCGGAGACCGGCGGGCTCTACGTCTACATCCGCGACGGCTGGGGGCGGCTCCCCGCCTTCCTCTTCGGCTGGTCGGAGCTCGTGCTCATCCGCGCGGCGTCGATGGGCGCGGTGTCGCTCACCTTCGCCGAGTACTTCCTGCGCGTCGTCGGGGCCGACGCGGCCACTCAGCAGCGCGCCGCGCACTGGCTCGCGGCGGTCGCGATCGTCGTCACCTCCGCGTTCAACTACCGCGGCGTGCGGCTCGGCGCGGCCGTGCAGAACCTCACGACCGTCGCGAAGTACGGCGGGCTCGTCTTCATCATCCTGCTCGCGCTCGCGTTAGGCCTGCCGAGGACCGGCGGGCACTTCACGCCGGCCGCGCCGCCGGGGAGCTTCGCCGCCGGCGCCTTCGGCCTCGCGCTCGTCTCGGCGCTCTGGGCCTTCGACGGCTGGGCCGACCTCTCGTTCGTCGCGGGCGAGGTCCGCGACCCGCGCCGCACGCTGCCGCGCGCGCTCGTCTTCGGCACGCTCGCCGTGGTCGCCGTCTACCTGCTCGCCAACGTCGCGTACCTCGCGGTCCTGCCGGTCGACGAGATCCGCACGTCGCGCCTCGTCGCGGCCGACGTCGCCGAGCGGCTCGTCGGGCGCTGGGGCGTCGCGTTCGTCGCCGCGACGGTGATGCTCTCCACGTTCGGCACGCTCAACGGCACGCTGCTCACGGCGCCGCGCATCTTCTACGCGCTCGCCGACGACGGGCTGTTCTTCCGCCCGGTCGCGCGCGTGCACCCGCGCTACGGCTCGCCCTACGTCGCGATCCTGCTCACCGCGGCGTTAGGCGTCGTGTTCGTGCTGCTGCGCAGCTTCGAGGCCCTCGCCGACGCGTTCGTCACCGCGATCCTGCCGTTCTACGCGCTCGGCGTGGCGAGCGTGTTCCGGCTGCGGCGGGCCGCCGCCCGGCAGCTCGCCGCGGGCGGCGCGGCGGACTACGACCCGCCGTTCCGCGTCCCAGGCTACCCGGTCGTGCCGCTGCTCTTCGTGCTGGCGACGCTCTACCTGCTGGTGAACGCGCTCGTCGACCCCGCGGGGCGGTGGGCGACGGCGGCGACGCTCGCGGTGGTGCTCGCGGGGGTGCCGGTCTACTACGCGACGGTCGGCCGGCGGCCGGCCGCCGTGCGTACGGCTGGGGCGGGTGACGCGGGCACCGCCGGCGCGGGTCTCTGA